Below is a window of Maylandia zebra isolate NMK-2024a linkage group LG19, Mzebra_GT3a, whole genome shotgun sequence DNA.
caAAACCCAGACCCCCCTCCCTGTGACCAAACAACAGGTGATCAGCTGCAAATGGGTGAAGTGAAGTAGGTAGGGGGAGGGGGGAATAAGACCATTCATCACCACGGGGGCTGCCACCGTCTCCCTTCTCTGCAAAGGAACACGCTGTAGCAGACATCTCCATTTAAAAGCACTCGATCAGCAGCTAAACAAACTCAGGCCCTCAGGTCACGCAGCCGGGGCCACACAACTGGGTTTGAAGCTTGGTAGAAGTGCAGCGCAGCCTCCTATTAGGGCGAAGTTCAAAGgagaagcacacacagacacacacacacacacgttctcaATCACTGGCAGCAAAGCAGAGTGGACTGAAGTGAGGTCAGCAGATCAAACAGTACCTGTGGGCTGTTAAGCAAACAGAGTCACCATGCGATCTTTAATAATCTACaatttgtggtttgtttttgcacaaacttCACatagtttatttgttttgggatttattattcttatatAATTATAAGATATATATGAGTATGCATGAACTAGAGCTTTAAGAAGactcaaaattttaaataaactggaattattagtgttgtacgccacatccccattgaggtcctgatgaaggctcttagggtcctgttgatcttgatatatatatatatatatatatatatatatatatatatatatatatatatatatatatatatatatatatacatatatatatatatatatatatatatatatatatatatatatatatatataaaaacacccagcacgcccctgcgggcggtttatccttcaagctcgggtcctctaccagaggcctgggagcttgagggtcctgcgcagtatcttagctgttcccaggactgcgctcttctggacagagatctccgatgttgttcccgggatctgctggagccactcgcctagcttgggagtcaccgcacctagtgctccgattaccacggggaccaccgttaccttcaccctccacatcctctcgagctcttctctgagcccttggtatttctccagcttctcgtgttccttcttcctgatgttgctgtcattcggaaccgctacatcgatcactacggccgtcttcttctgtttgtctaccaccactatgtccggttggttagccaccaccattttgtccgtctgtatctggaagtcccacaggatcttagctcggtcattctccaccaccctagggggcatctcccattttgacctcggcacttccaggccatattcggcacagatgttcctgtacactatgccggccacttggttatggcgttccatgtatgccttgcctgctagcatcttgcaccctgctgttatgtgctggattgtctctggggcatctttacacagcctgcacctggggtcttgcctggtgtgatagaccccagcctctatggatcttgtgctcagagcttgttcttgtgctgccatgattagtgcctctgtgctgtctttcagtccagctttgtccagccactggtaggatttctggatatcagccacctcctctatctgccggtggtacataccgtgcaggggcctgtccttccatgatggttcctcgtctccctcctctttcttgggtttctgctgcctgaggtattcactgagcactcggtcagttggggccatcttcccaatgtattcttggatgtttgttgtctcatcctggactgtggtgctgacactcaccagtccccggcccccttccttccacttagcgtacagcctcagggtgctggacttggggtgaaaccctccatgcatggtaaggagcattcttgtctttatgtcagtggcttctatctcctcctttggccagcctattaccccagcagggtacctgatcacgggcagggcgtacgtgttgatggcccggatcttgttcttaccattcagctgactcctcaggacttgcctgaccctctgcaggtacttggtggttgcagcttttctagcggcctcttcatggttcccattcgcctgcgggatccccaagtacttgtaactgtcctctatgtctgcaatgttgccttctggtagttcaatcccctcaattctgactaccttccctctctttgttgccatccgactacactatatatatatatatatatatatatatatatatatatatatatatatatacatatgtatgtataaaggcttcatatatatatatatatatatatatattaggggtgtcaaattatcgcgttaattgcgattaattaattacaatgCTATTTAGCGCGTTATGTTTTTTAATCTCGTTAATCTAATTTTTAATCTCTTGACGTCATTGATTTTGTATGAGAGTTGCTATGTTATAAAATCCGTTTTTATGTGCTGGGCTCCTTGTGCTTGACTTGTTGGGGGTGGAGTCACGTCGTGAGGTCAAGGTGAGAAGTGGTGATTAGCTTACAGTGTGGATATGCAGGCGCATCTGAGAGTTGTTGGCCCAATGAACGGGAAATTTGTATTTCATAAACGCCCCGACGGCACCATTGACAAAGGTAAAGTGGTCTGCCTAGAGTGTAAGAAGGAGTTTGCTTACCACCGAAGCAGCTCAAGTTTGGCCTATCACCTCAACGCAAAGCACCCAGCCGCGAGTGCAGCAACAGCTAGCAGTGAAGACGTTAGCAATATAGCAAGCCAGAGCAAAGCTTTTCGCCAAACAAAACTAGAGAATACCCCTCGTATGAGCAAGTCTGCGACCGACAGGCTGACTAATGTTATTGCCAAGTGGATAGCGATGAACTGTAGGCCGATAAATATAGTAGAGGACGAAGGATTGACAGAGGTGTTGCAAATTGCGTCCAATGACCCGTCATACAAGCCGCCGTGCAGGACTACAGTAACGACCAAAATCAGCAAAATGTACGACggcgaaaagaaaaacaaacttgagATTTTGGCGGAGGATTCTCCCAACTGTGTTGCTATAACCGGAGATCACTGGACCTCAGCTGGCAACCACAGCTATTTTGGGGTGACTGGACACTTTATTGATAGTGAGTGGAACCTCAACTCATTTGCACTGACCGTCATGAGAACAGAAACCAGGCACTTTGCTGATAAATGCGCCGAACAGTTCCTCAAGGTAGCAAATGACTGGGGTATTGAAAACAAGATATCCACCATTGGCACAGACAGCGCAGCAAACATGCTGGCTGCTATGAGAGCACTTCCATATGAGCACATCGCCTGCAATGCTCACATTCTCCAGAGGACCATCACGGTATGTCTCGATAGCAGTGGTTTTGTCGGTGTACTGGCAAAGTGCCGCAAGATTGTTGGTCATTTTAAACAAAGCCCTGCGAGTACCACAGAACTTAACCAACAACAAGTAGCACTCGGAAAGAAGAGCGATCAACTTATACAGGATGTACCCACCAGGTGGAACTCGACTCTCGCAATGGTCTCACGCCTCCTATGTAACCGAGAGgctgtccaggctacgttggacCAACAGAACCACAGGTTGGTCTTGCCAACCGAAGCTGAGTGGGCGAAACTGCAGAGGCTGGAGCTCCTGCTTGAACCATGCAAGTAAGTTCAAATAAACACCTTCccattttaattatataaactaCTGTTACATGTGTAAAATCAAAATTAATGAACATAACAAGGAACTTTTAAGGACAATTAAATTGGAAATCAGTTACACTTTGATTTAAATGAATCCAGCTAGGTTTATTTAGCAAACCTCTTCACCTCTGCAGGTATGTGACAGAGCTGCTGGGTGGTGAGGCCTACGTCTCTTGCTCTGTAGTGCTGCCTGCTTTTCGCCATCTGTACCGTGTCATGGACATTACTGATGATGATCCTGCCTACGTGGTGAAGTTCAAGAATGCCTTCCAGAAGGATCTGGCAGCACGACGAGCTAATGGCAACGAGATATGGTTCGAGGTGGCCACAGCATTGGATCCACGGTTTAAGGATTTGAAATGTCTTCCAAGAGAAAAGAGGGAACAGGTAGGACAATAAGGTTAAGCTGGACTAATGAGTCCAATTCATTATcaaatcaaacttttatttattatatggaacacaaagttctttacaagattaaataaaataaaaaaaaaagcacttagtTTTAATCacaatcattcattcattcattcattcattcattcattcattcattcattcattcattcattcattcaggtgTGGACCATTCTGGAGAATATGCTCCAGGCAGCAGAGCCCAGAAGAGCAGATAGTCTCCAGCCCTCCACAGAGGATGATGGACCAGctcagaagaagaggaggagcgaACTCCTTCTGGGGTCTGACTCTGACTCAGAAGATGGAATTGAGTCTGGAGAGCTGCAGCGCTACAGAGCAGAACCCAGCATCAGTATTGATGACTGTCCCCTGCAGTGGTGGTATGCTCACTCAGGAGTCTATGAAAAGCTGTCAGTCCTAGCACAAAAGTACCTGGCCTCCCCAGCTACCTCTGTACCCTGTGAGAGACTCTTTAGCCTTGCAGGCCACATAGTGCAAAAGAAAAGGGCAGCCTTGCTTCCAGAAAATGTTACCAGGCTGGTGTGTCTTAGCGACTGGCTGAGGAAGAAGAAATGAGACACATGTGGTCAGCATAGCTGCTGTGTCATTTGTAGCCTACTAGAATAGATTGCTTGATGttcagcacttttttttgtgATGGAAGAATACTTTGATGTGCTAACTTGCAGCACTGCaatgtcagttttatttttcattatctgAAGCAGAGGAATTTCAGTGCTGTATTGCTCAGAAAAGAGCAACTCTGATGTGCTAACTTGCAGCActtaatttatttgattttatttgtatttatttttccacttaTTTTACAAAAGAATACAACAGTATGTAAATGGTTGCATCTGTTTAACGTTTGTTAAACAATAAATGACTTTATAAAGTCACTTTCTTTGTTATATCAGTCTTTTGGTCTGCCACAATAAGTTGAGGGCTTTCCTCAGCTATTTTTAGGTGAGATTAAAAAAGAGATTAATTAgatcaattaattaaaaatcataattaattaatctctatttttttttaatctcttgacagcactaatatatatatatatatatatatatatatatatatatatatatatatatatatatatatatataaggcttcatatatatatacgaaggctcttagggtcctgttgatcttgatatacaggaccctaagagccttcatcaggacctcaatggggatgtggcgtacaacactacaggccaactccaagcccatagcacaagtcaccctCAAGTGTGGGATCTCCCCAGgggatgctctgtccccactgctgttctgcataggcctgaaccccctcagtgagatcattaacaagactggctatggATACCGACTatggaacggagcagttgtcagccacctcccgtacatggatgacatcaagctgtatgtcaagagtgaacgagacatcgattcactgatccacaccaccaggatatacagcaatgacatcgggATGTCATTCgggctggagaagtgtagtcggaagataacaaagagagggaaggtagtcagaattGAGGGGATCGagctaccagaaggcaacattgcagacatagaggacagttacaagtacttggggatcccgcaggcgaatgggaaccatgaagaggccgctagaaaagctgcaaccaccaagtacctgcagagggtcaggcaagtcctgaggagtcagctgaatggtaagaacaagatccgggccatcaacacgtacgccctgcccgtgatcaggtaccctgctggggtaataggctggccaaaggaggagatagaagccactgacataaagacaagaatgctccttaccatgcatggagggtttcaccccaagtccagcaccctgaggctgtacgctaagtggaaggaagggggccggggactggtgagtgtcagcaccacagtccaggatgagacaacaaacatccaagaatacattgggaagatggccccaactgaccgagtgctcagtgaatacctcaggcagcagaaacccaagaaagaggagggagacgaggaaccatcatggaaggacaggcccctgcacggtatgtaccaccggcagatagaggaggtggctgatatccagaaatcctaccagtggctggacaaagctggactgaaagacagcacagaggcactaatcatggcagcacaagaacaagctctgagcacaagatccatagaggctggggtctatcacaccaggcaagaccccaggtgcaggctgtgtaaagatgccccagagacaatccagcacataacagcagggtgcaagatgctagcaggcaaggcatacatggaacgccataaccaagtggccggcatagtgtacaggaacatctgtgccgaatatggcctggaagtgccgaggtcaaaatgggagatgccccctagggtggtggagaatgaccgagctaagatcctgtgggacttccagatacagacggacaaaatggtggtggctaaccaaccggacatagtggtggtagacaaacagaagaagacggccgtagtgatcgatgtagcggttccgaatgacagcaatatcaggaagaaggaacacgagaagctggagaaataccaagggctcagagaagagctcgagaggatgtggagggtgaaggtaacggtggtccccgtggtaatcgaagcactaggtgcggtgactcccaagctaggtgagtggctccagcagatcccaggaacaacatcggagatctctgtccagaagagcacagtcctgggaacagctaagatactgcgcaggaccctcaagctcccaggcctctggtagaggacccgagcttgaaggataaaccgcccgcaggggtgagctgggtgttttgttttgttttttatatatatatatatatgtatgtcatgaaatgaaaacatacaAGACATACAAGAACCTCAACAATGTGCTAAACCACAGCTTTTACATAATTTTTCAATTGTTTTCTATTGATGAAATCAATAATATATTAGACATGGTTGCTAATCAACAGTAGAGATGGGCGGATTGATCCAAATATGACACTAACACTTGTATCGGATCAATACTATTGTGATGGTatcaatactttgtttctacCCTCTAACTTCAGTATGTAGCCCGGGGAATTGTTTTAAATAACAGGGTTTTtttggaaataaaacaaaaaggttcagacatttattttttaactattAAGCCTTTATTTTTTATAGCTTTAAAGACATTTAAACAACAAAGGTTGGCCCAAAGTGCTTCAGAGACAGACACATTTACATTCCTGGTTTCCTAAAAGCTGaaaaaagttgtgttttattgtgttgaGTAATGATTAGATAAAGTAAAAAATGACAGCGATAACGTGGTCATGAAAATGCAAACTGATGATGATTCATATCATAAGTGATGACACACTGTTGTCCCCTACATAAGCTGCCTTTGGTATCGGAAGTACTGGCCCTGTGTGTACTTGGTATCAGACTGATACCAAATCTTGcgatatcgcacagccctaatcaACAGAAAGTACCTGAAAtgtctttgtacatttaaaactaAGG
It encodes the following:
- the LOC106675960 gene encoding E3 SUMO-protein ligase ZBED1-like — its product is MQAHLRVVGPMNGKFVFHKRPDGTIDKGKVVCLECKKEFAYHRSSSSLAYHLNAKHPAASAATASSEDVSNIASQSKAFRQTKLENTPRMSKSATDRLTNVIAKWIAMNCRPINIVEDEGLTEVLQIASNDPSYKPPCRTTVTTKISKMYDGEKKNKLEILAEDSPNCVAITGDHWTSAGNHSYFGVTGHFIDSEWNLNSFALTVMRTETRHFADKCAEQFLKVANDWGIENKISTIGTDSAANMLAAMRALPYEHIACNAHILQRTITVCLDSSGFVGVLAKCRKIVGHFKQSPASTTELNQQQVALGKKSDQLIQDVPTRWNSTLAMVSRLLCNREAVQATLDQQNHRLVLPTEAEWAKLQRLELLLEPCKYVTELLGGEAYVSCSVVLPAFRHLYRVMDITDDDPAYVVKFKNAFQKDLAARRANGNEIWFEVATALDPRFKDLKCLPREKREQVWTILENMLQAAEPRRADSLQPSTEDDGPAQKKRRSELLLGSDSDSEDGIESGELQRYRAEPSISIDDCPLQWWYAHSGVYEKLSVLAQKYLASPATSVPCERLFSLAGHIVQKKRAALLPENVTRLVCLSDWLRKKK